The Planctomycetota bacterium genome includes the window AGAGAGCCCCTCGAAAGGGGAGCACATCCTTGGCTGGCAGTCGAAGGATGGCAAGGAGGCTTCGGCTTCACTTTCCTATCCGAATGGCTTCACAGTCTCAGACAAATGGCGTCACCTTGTCGTGAACTGTGCGCCGGAAAAGGAGAACTGGTATGTTGACGGCGTGAAAGTTTTCAGCGGGAAGCGCACGATGATCATCAAAGAAGGGCACGTCATGGTGCTGGGCGGGGCGACTGCGGACAAGCCGTCGTTCAAGGGCGACCTGGCTGCGGTGCGGTTGCACGACGCGGCGATGACCGAGGAGGAGATCGCCTGCAACTTCAAGGGCGGCGTGATGCTGGGGACGGAACTGCACAACTGGTGGCGGACCGAGCCCGACAAGTGGTGGGTGAAAGAATCGGAGCATTTCCGCCACTGCGTCGACAAGGAGGAGATGAAAAATTGGACGGAGCAGCAGTTGAAGGATTTCAACGACCGTGTTCCCCGAATGTTCAACATGGCCGAGATGATTTACCGGACCTATTCGGAGCGGTTGGCCATGCGGAGTTCCGTGGTGAGCGTGCAGCCGGGAGAGCGCGGGGACGGCATCAGGTACAAGATTCCGATTCAGCCTGCTAAAGGAAGCTGGATGGGCTGGGACGGGCATTTCGGCTGGCCTTTGCAGGGTGCAGGTCACATCAATCCGCATGAGTTGGTGCATGGCTGGCAGGGCATGACCGGCGGCATGGCGGGCTTTTTCTGGGAGGCGCACGCGAACTTCCCCCAGACCTACAACGGCATCTACCAAACGGTGCCGCCGAACTGTGTCAGCCGGGTCTGCATGTACTTCCCCGCCCACGGACGCAATTACTACCACGACCGCCTGATGTTCGAGCATCTCGCGCAGACGCCCGAGTACGGGCCGATGTCCGTCTCCAAACTCTGGTATGACGGGCCGACGGAGACTGAACAAAACCCGTATCCGTGGATCGCGTTCGATCACGCCTTTCCGAACTCCCGGCTGCCGTTGGCCGACGAGTACACGCGGATGCTGATGCGAAATGTCACATGGGACTATATCACCTTTGCGGAGGCTCAGGCCGGCAAGGGCAACACGGAATATGGCAATGACCACGTGCTAAGCACTGTCAACCGCTACCAGCAGGATGCCAAAGGCGCCCAGGGTAACATCCAGCGCTATGCTCGCATCACGCTTGAGAAGATTCCTTATGAGTCGGAATGGTGGCGCGTGCCCAAGGAGATGACGCCGCAGCAATTGGGCTGGAACATCTGCCCCTTGAAAGTCAAACCGGGAAAGGCCTCGGCGGTGCTTGCAGGATATGTCGATCCCAAGCACGGGTCCGACTGGCGTGCAGGATTCGTCGGGGTTGACACGGACGACAAGCCGGTGTATGGCGAGATTGCCAAGCCCGGTCAACTTATGCAGTTTGAGGTCAACAGCACCATCAAGGAGCTCTACCTCGTCGTCTGCGCCACGCCGACCAATCTCATCAACATCAACCCGGTCGGCGATTTCCGCTCCTTCGAGCAGGAGCCCTTCCCATACAAGGTCAAGTTTGCGGGCTGCGAGCCGCTGGACGTGATGATTCCGGAGAAACCGAGGGGGACAGGCGCGCCGCACGCCAACGGAGGCGGGTTTGTCGAAAACCGGGCCCAAGTGGAGGCCACAGCATATGTCGGGCCCAAGGCGCAGGTCCTGGGTAATTCAAAGGTGCTGGGGAATGCGCGCATTCTGGATTACGCGGTCGTCCAGGACTCGACGGTCCGTGATCGTGCGGTCGTGAGCGGATATGCTCACATCGGCGGAGGTTCCGTCATCCAGGACGATGCCAAGGTAAGGGACTATGCACGAACGTGGCGCGCCACGATCAAGGACCAAGCCAGGATTCTTGAGCACGCCGAGCAACGCGACAAGACGTGCAGTGGAAACGCCGTTCTCAAGGGTGGGGCAATCTCGTCCGGCAATGCGAGCGGCACCAGCATGATTGACGGCTCGTACTGCAAAAGCAACGAGGTCACAAAGGGCAAGTGGTTCACCTGGAGCTGGGCAAAGGGGAAGAATCCCGGCGAGATTGACGAGGAATTCGGCGGGTTGTATGCCGACTACGACTTCTCCGCCGAGCATCCGTGGATGGCGCGGGACGCCTTCGGTGCGACGTGGGGCTATCTCGTCAACGGCCCGGCATTCGAGGCCGTCGCGGAAGGGGAAAAGGCAAAGTCCATCCTGCCGGATCCCAAAGGAAGTACGAACAAGATCAACCGTGCGCTGGTCTTGAACGGCAAGGACCAGTTCGTGGAACTGCCGAAGGATGTCGCGGACATGGGGAACTGCACCTATACCGCCGGATTCAGGTGGGACGGTGGCAGTGACGGCGCCAGAGTGTTCGAGTTCGCAAATCCCAACGGCGACGCCATGTGGCTGAGCCCGTCGGAAAAAGACCGCATGGTGTTTGCCATCCGCAAAGGGACGACGGTCGAACAGGCGGCCTTCGCGAGGCCCCTCAAGAAAGGCGTGTGGGTCACCGCGCAGGTGATCCTGAACGGCCCGCGCGCCATCCTCGTCGTGAACGGGTTAAAAGTGGCTGAGAACACCCACATGACGCTGCGCCCGGACAGCATCCGCGCCACGCAGTGCTATCTCGGGCGCGGGCTCAAGGGCGGATACTTCAGCGGCAAGATCGACCGGTTCACCGTCCATTCCGTGGCGGTCGCGGCTGAATTAGGGGTAGCCCCTAAGAATTAAATGCCTTGCTCCGGTTCGAGGGTTCGTAAGTGATTGAAGCCGCTCGAGTTCTATCCGCGAGGGTCCGATGTCTGCGGCATGGGAGGCTTGGGGAGGGAGAGTGCCATGCCGACGATCCGCGAAACGCTGGACTTGGAGGATTGGGTCATCACGGTGTACGCCGCCCTGGACGATCCCGAAGCGCCGGGAGCGGAAGCCGGCCTCGTCACACGGGACGGCAAGTTGGTCCCGCGTCCCGCGCCGCCGTCAAAAACACGGCCCGAAATTTACCCGCCGTGGCGGGCCCAAAACCCGATAGAGACAAAGGAATTAAGAGCTTCTAACAGAATGCTTCCCTTGGGGTGGCACTGGCGGCTTGTCCGCCAGTGCACGGGCAGGCAAACTGCCCGTGCCACCCATTTTGTTAGAGGCTCTAAGTATTGTGTCCCCAATGGCGGTGAATTAAGCACTTCGGGAACGAACGAACCCTGGGGGCGGGACCAAAAGTAAACAACCTTCCCCGCATTGGAGAGGCGCATTGCCTTGTCTATGAACAACATCGTCACTTGCGATCCCCCTCTTGAGCGAATCCAACCTACGGATTTTCGCGGCTCCGGGCCTTATTTCACCGCCATTGTATTGTGTCCCCCGAACCACGAAGATGAAGGCGGAAAAGAAGCCAATCCGCTGGTTGGCGCTCAGCGAAGCACTGCTGTGGCTTGCGCCGCTTCTTCTTGCTCTTGTGGGTCATATCTGCGCCTACCCCAAAGCGGACCTTGGCGCCACCGGCCCCGGCTTCCACATCGCCTTGATGAACGACCAGACCATTCGCGCGCAACGCATCTGGCACACATTCTCGGAGAACTACTGGCTTTTCATTCTTTACGGTGTGCTCCTTGTAGGCTCATTCATCACACTCCGCATTCTCCACATACACGGCGCGTTCCGGTTCATAATTTTCGTGCCCCTGGCCATTCCTGGCCTCTGGTACCTTAAGATAATGGCTTACCTCGCGGGCAAGCTACTCCTAACGTAGAAATGAGGGACAGATAACACGCCCCTCAAAAGGCAATTTTCGGGGCCACCCCTTAACCGCGCGGAAATGAGTTATTGCATCCCTCCGAATTCCGTTAGGTTTTTGCCGGAAGGAGACCGCAATGAAAAGTTACCGCAAGGAACTGTGGATGAAGACGGCGACGCGGCGGGCTCT containing:
- a CDS encoding DUF6055 domain-containing protein, translating into MRVGRMRNGIAVMVLGPCLMAGVCLAMEKEVSLVTKQPIGELAVAGRLSIDLHAEFMVSRTYEKDTVLNWYNCGYSGGGKGKKVGGNFGDFGFHVPYKERDDKYPHAVTVGKVRAVRFDGNDFMKGNFVVETKVVGAQNMALEVWLRKESPSKGEHILGWQSKDGKEASASLSYPNGFTVSDKWRHLVVNCAPEKENWYVDGVKVFSGKRTMIIKEGHVMVLGGATADKPSFKGDLAAVRLHDAAMTEEEIACNFKGGVMLGTELHNWWRTEPDKWWVKESEHFRHCVDKEEMKNWTEQQLKDFNDRVPRMFNMAEMIYRTYSERLAMRSSVVSVQPGERGDGIRYKIPIQPAKGSWMGWDGHFGWPLQGAGHINPHELVHGWQGMTGGMAGFFWEAHANFPQTYNGIYQTVPPNCVSRVCMYFPAHGRNYYHDRLMFEHLAQTPEYGPMSVSKLWYDGPTETEQNPYPWIAFDHAFPNSRLPLADEYTRMLMRNVTWDYITFAEAQAGKGNTEYGNDHVLSTVNRYQQDAKGAQGNIQRYARITLEKIPYESEWWRVPKEMTPQQLGWNICPLKVKPGKASAVLAGYVDPKHGSDWRAGFVGVDTDDKPVYGEIAKPGQLMQFEVNSTIKELYLVVCATPTNLININPVGDFRSFEQEPFPYKVKFAGCEPLDVMIPEKPRGTGAPHANGGGFVENRAQVEATAYVGPKAQVLGNSKVLGNARILDYAVVQDSTVRDRAVVSGYAHIGGGSVIQDDAKVRDYARTWRATIKDQARILEHAEQRDKTCSGNAVLKGGAISSGNASGTSMIDGSYCKSNEVTKGKWFTWSWAKGKNPGEIDEEFGGLYADYDFSAEHPWMARDAFGATWGYLVNGPAFEAVAEGEKAKSILPDPKGSTNKINRALVLNGKDQFVELPKDVADMGNCTYTAGFRWDGGSDGARVFEFANPNGDAMWLSPSEKDRMVFAIRKGTTVEQAAFARPLKKGVWVTAQVILNGPRAILVVNGLKVAENTHMTLRPDSIRATQCYLGRGLKGGYFSGKIDRFTVHSVAVAAELGVAPKN